A genomic segment from Pangasianodon hypophthalmus isolate fPanHyp1 chromosome 25, fPanHyp1.pri, whole genome shotgun sequence encodes:
- the znf280d gene encoding zinc finger protein 280C isoform X1 encodes MSELFMECEEEELEPWQRAIPEISLIDDDDDDEPIFVGEICSSKPTPNIRTGVGYQRNQPNVTFQRVTALTSPQKTGQTQINSAKQSPQLTVRGSSQPVFIPVSSQSAPLQAGPRLLNTVSPQPIIINNQGYIVASPQNLNNNNSSFITSLGSQYPQGTFTVVPAGQPMVQQVTAPPKPVPGVIHRPQVQLIQNNVVTLSNVQGPADISTQSHSSSSPHSIQNSPPSKSSSMSSSKHIPPTLQAVNNRDNGKMKRSTLPESNNSTSKRTKIDMENESPLPRKCPKCHVHFNLMDPLKTHMQICCPNLLDTILPSTSKTDRAAMPVRLYEAERGKLIMLVSEFYYGKCEGDQSAAREQKSNSTFKCNSCLKILKNNIRFMNHMKHHLELEKQNSESWESHTTCQHCYRQYSTPFQLQCHIESAHSPYESTTNCKICELAFETEQVLLEHMKDNHKPGEMPYGCQVCNYRSSFFSDVENHFRTVHENTKDLLCPFCLKVLRSAHMYMQHYMKHQKKGIQRCGKCRLNFLTYKEKVEHKALHHRTYKKPKSLEGLPPGTKVTIRASLSGGSTMCPSAPGKSYVNLVPTSPETVKPTAHKSNSNIGKMKTNQSNKNRTSLPNTELRGLKLIPGVHKCIECQNEVTEPYSHYPISLKCFVCKYRTSCQKAFRRHRLRFHSSSSKIRLNKVNRPLRGVRSLTLVCLNCEFLADASDANRMCEHLISRPNHSCQVILETDADSTAERSTLSDTDKVEAQSPIAEVSGSDSSIETKVSSSQVSSVKSGLNEMESLSIANVWSEGHVTEPLKKEVTPMQTVHQEAQDKTGPESVEPTAENGSVRTEPENTDAPISPCSPIENGGGVSADDFLNKGDKAESVSVHSLLEPLTPSKVLEGDEAEIGPEPRKDLSPNCKRDIEEEEEETSGLIST; translated from the exons ATGTCTGAGCTGTTTATGGAatgtgaggaggaggagttggAGCCATGGCAGAGGGCGATACCGGAAATCAGTTTGAtcgatgatgacgatgatgacgaaCCGATATTCGTAGGGGAAATCTGCAGCTCCAAGCCAACTCCTAACATCAGAACAG GTGTTGGCTATCAGCGTAACCAACCAAATGTCACATTCCAACGGGTCACTGCACTGACTTCACCTCAAAAGACTGGTCAGACTCAGATAAACTCTGCCAAACAGTCTCCTCAACTCACTGTCCGAGGTTCATCACAGCCGGTCTTCATCCCCGTCAGCTCCCAATCAGCACCACTGCAGGCTGGACCCAGGTTACTAAACACCGTATCTCCTCAGCCCATCATCATCAATAATCAG GGTTATATAGTGGCGTCACCACAAAACCTCAACAATAATAACTCGTCTTTCATCACATCCCTGGGGTCTCAGTATCCACAAGGAACATTCACTGTTGTGCCAG CAGGTCAGCCGATGGTGCAGCAGGTCACTGCACCGCCTAAACCAGTGCCAGGTGTCATCCACCGGCCCCAAGTGCAGTTAATCCAAAACAATGTGGTGACGCTGTCTAACGTCCAGGGCCCTGCTGACATCTCCACCCAGTCTCACTCCAGCTCCAGCCCACACTCTATCCAGAACAGCCCTCCAAGCAAATCCAGCTCAATGAGCTCTTCCAAACACATCCCACCTACTCTACAAGCTGTGAACAACCGgg ATAATGGAAAAATGAAACGTAGCACCCTGCCTGAGTCGAACAACAGCACTTCTAAAAGAACTAAAATTGACATGG AGAACGAGAGCCCCTTGCCTAGGAAGTGTCCCAAATGTCACGTTCACTTTAACTTGATGGACCCGTTAAAAACTCACATGCAG ATCTGCTGCCCAAACTTACTGGACACGATCCTCCCTTCAACCTCAAAGACAGACCGAGCTGCAATGCCAGTGCGATTGTATGAAGCAGAGCGAGGGAAGCTCATCATGCTGGTGTCGGAGTTTTACTACGGGAAATGCGAGGGTGATCAGTCTGCTGCGCGTGAACAAAAGTCCAACTCGACGTTCAAGTGCAACAGCTGTTTGAAAATCCTCAAGAACAACATTAG GTTTATGAATCACATGAAGCATCATCTGGAGCTGGAGAAGCAGAACAGTGAGAGTTGGGAGAGTCACACTACGTGTCAGCACTGTTACCGGCAGTATTCCACTCCGTTCCAGCTGCAGTGCCACATAGAAAGCGCCCACAGCCCCTATGAGTCCACCA CTAATTGTAAGATTTGTGAATTGGCCTTTGAGACAGAGCAAGTGCTGTTGGAACACATGAAGGACAATCACAAACCAGGAGAGATGCCATATGGCTGTCAG GTCTGCAACTACAGATCTTCGTTCTTCTCAGATGTAGAGAACCATTTCCGCACAGTCCATGAAAACACTAAAGACCTCCTTTGTCCTTTCTGCCTTAAAGTCCTTCGCAGTGCTCATATGTACATGCAGCATTACATGAAACACCAG aaaAAAGGAATTCAGCGCTGTGGAAAGTGCAGATTGAATTTTCTCACCTACAAGGAGAAAGTGGAACACAAGGCACTTCATCATCGGACTTATAAAAAACCAAAAAGCCTTGAAGGACTTCCTCCAGGAACGAAG gtgACAATTCGAGCTTCACTCAGTGGAGGATCTACGATGTGTCCCTCCGCTCCTGGCAAGTCGTATGTCAACCTCGTCCCCACGAGCCCTGAGACGGTCAAACCGACTGCTCACAAGTCCAACTCCAACATAGGAAAGATGAAGACAAACCAGAGCAATAAGAACCGCACATCCTTACCCAACACTGAGCTCAGAGGCTTGAA ACTTATACCTGGAGTGCACAAATGCATCGAGTGTCAAAATGAAGTTACAGAGCCATACAGCCATTACCCTATatcactgaaatgttttgtgtgCAAGTATCGAACGAGCTGTCAGAAGGCTTTCAGACGACATAGGTTGAG ATTTCACAGCAGCTCCTCAAAAATACGATTGAACAAGGTGAATAGGCCCCTGCGTGGTGTACG GAGTCTGACTCTTGTTTGTTTGAACTGTGAGTTCCTGGCCGACGCGTCCGATGCAAACCGTATGTGTGAGCATTTAATCAGCAGACCCAACCACAGCTGCCAGGTCATTCTAGAGACAG ATGCAGATTCGACAGCGGAGAG GTCGACACTTTCTGACACTGACAAG GTTGAGGCCCAAAGTCCAATAGCAGAAGTGAGTGGTTCTGACAG TTCTATTGAAaccaaagtttcttcctcacaaGTATCCTCCGTGAAATCAGGGCTTAATGAAATGGAATCTCTGAGCATAGCTAATGTGTGGAGCGAAGGACATGTCACTGAGCCGCTTAAAAAAGAGGTTACGCCAATGCAGACTGTTCATCAAGAAGCCCAAGACAAGACAGGACCTGAAAGCGTGGAGCCCACAGCCGAGAACGGCTCAGTGAGGACAGAACCTGAGAACACTGATgctcccatcagcccctgcagtCCAATCGAAAACGGAGGCGGAGTGAGCGCAGACGACTTCCTGAATAAAGGTGACAAAGCAGAGTCTGTAAGTGTGCACTCCCTGCTGGAGCCTCTCACTCCGTCCAAGGTCCTCGAAGGCGACGAAGCCGAGATCGGGCCAGAACCGAGGAAAGACCTTTCACCTAACTGTAAAAGAGACattgaggaggaggaggaggagaccTCAGGCCTGATAAGCACCTAG
- the znf280d gene encoding zinc finger protein 280C isoform X2: MSELFMECEEEELEPWQRAIPEISLIDDDDDDEPIFVGEICSSKPTPNIRTGVGYQRNQPNVTFQRVTALTSPQKTGQTQINSAKQSPQLTVRGSSQPVFIPVSSQSAPLQAGPRLLNTVSPQPIIINNQGYIVASPQNLNNNNSSFITSLGSQYPQGTFTVVPGQPMVQQVTAPPKPVPGVIHRPQVQLIQNNVVTLSNVQGPADISTQSHSSSSPHSIQNSPPSKSSSMSSSKHIPPTLQAVNNRDNGKMKRSTLPESNNSTSKRTKIDMENESPLPRKCPKCHVHFNLMDPLKTHMQICCPNLLDTILPSTSKTDRAAMPVRLYEAERGKLIMLVSEFYYGKCEGDQSAAREQKSNSTFKCNSCLKILKNNIRFMNHMKHHLELEKQNSESWESHTTCQHCYRQYSTPFQLQCHIESAHSPYESTTNCKICELAFETEQVLLEHMKDNHKPGEMPYGCQVCNYRSSFFSDVENHFRTVHENTKDLLCPFCLKVLRSAHMYMQHYMKHQKKGIQRCGKCRLNFLTYKEKVEHKALHHRTYKKPKSLEGLPPGTKVTIRASLSGGSTMCPSAPGKSYVNLVPTSPETVKPTAHKSNSNIGKMKTNQSNKNRTSLPNTELRGLKLIPGVHKCIECQNEVTEPYSHYPISLKCFVCKYRTSCQKAFRRHRLRFHSSSSKIRLNKVNRPLRGVRSLTLVCLNCEFLADASDANRMCEHLISRPNHSCQVILETDADSTAERSTLSDTDKVEAQSPIAEVSGSDSSIETKVSSSQVSSVKSGLNEMESLSIANVWSEGHVTEPLKKEVTPMQTVHQEAQDKTGPESVEPTAENGSVRTEPENTDAPISPCSPIENGGGVSADDFLNKGDKAESVSVHSLLEPLTPSKVLEGDEAEIGPEPRKDLSPNCKRDIEEEEEETSGLIST, translated from the exons ATGTCTGAGCTGTTTATGGAatgtgaggaggaggagttggAGCCATGGCAGAGGGCGATACCGGAAATCAGTTTGAtcgatgatgacgatgatgacgaaCCGATATTCGTAGGGGAAATCTGCAGCTCCAAGCCAACTCCTAACATCAGAACAG GTGTTGGCTATCAGCGTAACCAACCAAATGTCACATTCCAACGGGTCACTGCACTGACTTCACCTCAAAAGACTGGTCAGACTCAGATAAACTCTGCCAAACAGTCTCCTCAACTCACTGTCCGAGGTTCATCACAGCCGGTCTTCATCCCCGTCAGCTCCCAATCAGCACCACTGCAGGCTGGACCCAGGTTACTAAACACCGTATCTCCTCAGCCCATCATCATCAATAATCAG GGTTATATAGTGGCGTCACCACAAAACCTCAACAATAATAACTCGTCTTTCATCACATCCCTGGGGTCTCAGTATCCACAAGGAACATTCACTGTTGTGCCAG GTCAGCCGATGGTGCAGCAGGTCACTGCACCGCCTAAACCAGTGCCAGGTGTCATCCACCGGCCCCAAGTGCAGTTAATCCAAAACAATGTGGTGACGCTGTCTAACGTCCAGGGCCCTGCTGACATCTCCACCCAGTCTCACTCCAGCTCCAGCCCACACTCTATCCAGAACAGCCCTCCAAGCAAATCCAGCTCAATGAGCTCTTCCAAACACATCCCACCTACTCTACAAGCTGTGAACAACCGgg ATAATGGAAAAATGAAACGTAGCACCCTGCCTGAGTCGAACAACAGCACTTCTAAAAGAACTAAAATTGACATGG AGAACGAGAGCCCCTTGCCTAGGAAGTGTCCCAAATGTCACGTTCACTTTAACTTGATGGACCCGTTAAAAACTCACATGCAG ATCTGCTGCCCAAACTTACTGGACACGATCCTCCCTTCAACCTCAAAGACAGACCGAGCTGCAATGCCAGTGCGATTGTATGAAGCAGAGCGAGGGAAGCTCATCATGCTGGTGTCGGAGTTTTACTACGGGAAATGCGAGGGTGATCAGTCTGCTGCGCGTGAACAAAAGTCCAACTCGACGTTCAAGTGCAACAGCTGTTTGAAAATCCTCAAGAACAACATTAG GTTTATGAATCACATGAAGCATCATCTGGAGCTGGAGAAGCAGAACAGTGAGAGTTGGGAGAGTCACACTACGTGTCAGCACTGTTACCGGCAGTATTCCACTCCGTTCCAGCTGCAGTGCCACATAGAAAGCGCCCACAGCCCCTATGAGTCCACCA CTAATTGTAAGATTTGTGAATTGGCCTTTGAGACAGAGCAAGTGCTGTTGGAACACATGAAGGACAATCACAAACCAGGAGAGATGCCATATGGCTGTCAG GTCTGCAACTACAGATCTTCGTTCTTCTCAGATGTAGAGAACCATTTCCGCACAGTCCATGAAAACACTAAAGACCTCCTTTGTCCTTTCTGCCTTAAAGTCCTTCGCAGTGCTCATATGTACATGCAGCATTACATGAAACACCAG aaaAAAGGAATTCAGCGCTGTGGAAAGTGCAGATTGAATTTTCTCACCTACAAGGAGAAAGTGGAACACAAGGCACTTCATCATCGGACTTATAAAAAACCAAAAAGCCTTGAAGGACTTCCTCCAGGAACGAAG gtgACAATTCGAGCTTCACTCAGTGGAGGATCTACGATGTGTCCCTCCGCTCCTGGCAAGTCGTATGTCAACCTCGTCCCCACGAGCCCTGAGACGGTCAAACCGACTGCTCACAAGTCCAACTCCAACATAGGAAAGATGAAGACAAACCAGAGCAATAAGAACCGCACATCCTTACCCAACACTGAGCTCAGAGGCTTGAA ACTTATACCTGGAGTGCACAAATGCATCGAGTGTCAAAATGAAGTTACAGAGCCATACAGCCATTACCCTATatcactgaaatgttttgtgtgCAAGTATCGAACGAGCTGTCAGAAGGCTTTCAGACGACATAGGTTGAG ATTTCACAGCAGCTCCTCAAAAATACGATTGAACAAGGTGAATAGGCCCCTGCGTGGTGTACG GAGTCTGACTCTTGTTTGTTTGAACTGTGAGTTCCTGGCCGACGCGTCCGATGCAAACCGTATGTGTGAGCATTTAATCAGCAGACCCAACCACAGCTGCCAGGTCATTCTAGAGACAG ATGCAGATTCGACAGCGGAGAG GTCGACACTTTCTGACACTGACAAG GTTGAGGCCCAAAGTCCAATAGCAGAAGTGAGTGGTTCTGACAG TTCTATTGAAaccaaagtttcttcctcacaaGTATCCTCCGTGAAATCAGGGCTTAATGAAATGGAATCTCTGAGCATAGCTAATGTGTGGAGCGAAGGACATGTCACTGAGCCGCTTAAAAAAGAGGTTACGCCAATGCAGACTGTTCATCAAGAAGCCCAAGACAAGACAGGACCTGAAAGCGTGGAGCCCACAGCCGAGAACGGCTCAGTGAGGACAGAACCTGAGAACACTGATgctcccatcagcccctgcagtCCAATCGAAAACGGAGGCGGAGTGAGCGCAGACGACTTCCTGAATAAAGGTGACAAAGCAGAGTCTGTAAGTGTGCACTCCCTGCTGGAGCCTCTCACTCCGTCCAAGGTCCTCGAAGGCGACGAAGCCGAGATCGGGCCAGAACCGAGGAAAGACCTTTCACCTAACTGTAAAAGAGACattgaggaggaggaggaggagaccTCAGGCCTGATAAGCACCTAG